A region from the Paraurantiacibacter namhicola genome encodes:
- a CDS encoding tryptophan halogenase family protein: protein MARSSSSPDTPRPPDVVVLGGGSAGWITAALLHKEWGPLGASVTVVESPEIGIIGVGEGSTPQLKALFDHLGIAEADWMAACDATYKLGIRFSGWSERDGHESYFHPFSGPVDLHTQPGFFHNCALARRGTDVPAHPDDWYLARLLADEGRGPQAADSFPFPPSYGYHFDAYKLGAFLRDWSVERGLVHREAKVASVERAEHGDIAALLTEDGDRIAGDIFVDCSGFRALLCQQELGVAFRDFGENLFNDRAVVMPTQHGGVFKPQTEAVAMRAGWRWSIPLTSRTGNGYVYSSRYLSDEEAEAELREAIGMTGDPQEARFLKMKVGRVEQTWHRNCLAAGLAQGFIEPLEATALHIVISTAMEFAQAYRQGGFTAQHRDIFNTRTAERYEGIRDYIVAHYRLNRRTDTQYWRENAGHDRLSDSLKAMMTAWFTHKDMSEALAGAYRDAPYPVMSWHALLAGYGTFPPADRMKAPEQGLPVADVKETRAMLQACAANFSPYPAISP from the coding sequence ATGGCGCGATCTTCCTCCAGTCCTGACACGCCCCGCCCACCCGATGTGGTGGTGCTGGGCGGCGGCAGCGCGGGCTGGATCACCGCGGCCCTGCTGCACAAGGAATGGGGACCGCTGGGTGCCAGCGTCACCGTGGTGGAAAGCCCGGAGATCGGCATCATCGGCGTGGGCGAAGGCTCCACCCCGCAGCTGAAGGCGCTGTTCGACCATCTGGGCATTGCGGAAGCGGACTGGATGGCCGCCTGCGATGCCACTTACAAACTGGGCATCCGCTTTTCCGGCTGGAGCGAGCGGGACGGGCACGAGAGCTATTTTCACCCTTTTTCCGGCCCGGTGGACCTGCATACTCAGCCCGGCTTCTTCCATAATTGCGCGCTCGCCCGGCGCGGCACGGACGTGCCTGCCCATCCGGACGACTGGTATCTCGCCCGATTGCTGGCGGATGAAGGCAGGGGCCCGCAGGCCGCAGACAGTTTCCCCTTCCCGCCAAGCTACGGCTATCACTTCGATGCTTACAAGCTGGGCGCCTTCCTGCGTGACTGGTCGGTGGAGCGCGGACTGGTGCACCGCGAGGCGAAAGTCGCCTCCGTCGAGCGCGCGGAGCATGGCGATATCGCAGCCTTACTGACGGAGGACGGGGATCGTATCGCGGGGGACATCTTCGTCGATTGCTCCGGCTTTCGCGCCCTGCTCTGCCAGCAGGAGCTGGGCGTGGCCTTCCGCGACTTCGGCGAGAACCTGTTCAACGACCGGGCCGTGGTGATGCCCACACAGCATGGCGGTGTCTTCAAGCCGCAGACGGAGGCCGTGGCGATGCGTGCAGGCTGGCGCTGGTCCATCCCGCTCACCAGCCGGACCGGCAATGGCTACGTCTATTCCAGCCGCTACCTTTCGGACGAGGAGGCGGAGGCCGAACTGCGCGAGGCGATCGGCATGACCGGCGATCCGCAGGAAGCGCGTTTCCTGAAGATGAAGGTCGGTCGCGTCGAGCAGACTTGGCATCGCAATTGCCTTGCCGCCGGTCTGGCGCAGGGCTTCATCGAGCCGCTGGAGGCGACCGCGCTGCACATCGTCATCTCCACAGCCATGGAGTTTGCGCAGGCATACCGGCAGGGCGGTTTCACCGCGCAGCACCGCGATATTTTCAACACCCGCACTGCCGAACGGTATGAAGGCATCCGCGACTACATCGTGGCGCATTACCGCCTGAACCGGCGCACGGACACGCAGTACTGGCGCGAAAATGCGGGGCATGACCGGCTCTCGGACAGCCTCAAGGCCATGATGACAGCATGGTTCACGCATAAGGACATGTCCGAGGCGCTGGCCGGCGCTTACCGCGACGCGCCCTACCCCGTGATGAGCTGGCATGCGCTGCTGGCAGGTTACGGAACCTTCCCGCCAGCAGACCGCATGAAGGCGCCGGAGCAGGGCCTTCCGGTGGCCGACGTTAAAGAGACACGGGCCATGTTGCAGGCATGCGCCGCAAACTTCTCGCCCTATCCGGCCATTTCCCCCTGA
- a CDS encoding alpha-amylase family glycosyl hydrolase, giving the protein MNRFVSMKSARADNGDAEWWRGAAIYQIYPRSFCDSNADGIGDLPGITQKLDHVASLGVDGIWISPFFTSPMKDFGYDVADYRDVDPIFGTLADFDALIARAHELGLKVLIDQVYAHTSDEHAWFEESRSSRDNPKADWYVWADAKPDGSPPSNWQSVFGGPAWTWDARRGQYYMHNFLSSQPQVNGHNPDVQQALLDVAKFWLDRGVDGFRIDALNFLMHDPQLRDNPPAPDNGKPRTRPFDYQLKVHNQSHKDIPAFIERIRALCDRYDAVFTVAEVGGDDAAREMKLFTQGDRRLNSAYGFNFLYADQLTPQLVCDALGEWPADGPEDGPDAGGAGWPSWAFENHDAPRAISRWCGPEHHDAFARMKAALLCSLRGNIIIYQGEELGLNQVEIPFEMLHDPEAIANWPQTLSRDGARTPMPWITQCENAGFGHAAPWLPVGDENAAKAVDRQGNDPASLLNHTRAMLELRARHPALRSGRVAACRCEGDVLVLDREADGQRVRFVANLSPETVTLPEGTVCGDVMAAINGVDGDTLAPYGAIFLQS; this is encoded by the coding sequence ATGAATCGCTTCGTGTCCATGAAGTCTGCGCGGGCGGACAACGGTGACGCCGAATGGTGGCGCGGCGCGGCGATCTACCAGATCTATCCGCGCAGCTTCTGCGATTCCAACGCAGACGGCATCGGCGACCTGCCCGGCATCACGCAGAAGCTGGACCATGTCGCCAGCCTTGGCGTGGACGGCATCTGGATCAGCCCGTTCTTCACCAGCCCGATGAAGGATTTCGGCTATGACGTGGCCGATTACCGCGACGTTGACCCGATCTTCGGCACGCTGGCGGATTTCGACGCGCTGATTGCCCGGGCGCATGAGCTGGGCCTCAAGGTGCTCATCGACCAGGTATACGCCCATACGTCGGACGAGCACGCCTGGTTCGAAGAAAGCCGCTCCAGTCGCGATAATCCCAAGGCGGACTGGTATGTCTGGGCCGATGCGAAGCCCGATGGCTCCCCGCCCAGCAACTGGCAGAGCGTTTTCGGCGGGCCGGCATGGACCTGGGACGCGCGCCGCGGCCAGTATTACATGCACAATTTTCTCAGCAGCCAACCGCAAGTCAACGGGCACAACCCGGACGTGCAGCAGGCGCTGCTGGATGTCGCGAAGTTCTGGCTTGACCGGGGCGTAGACGGCTTCCGCATCGATGCACTGAACTTCCTGATGCACGATCCGCAGCTGCGCGATAACCCGCCGGCGCCGGACAATGGCAAGCCGCGCACCCGGCCCTTCGATTACCAGCTGAAAGTGCACAACCAGTCGCACAAGGACATCCCCGCCTTCATCGAGCGGATCCGCGCGCTGTGTGATCGCTATGACGCCGTATTCACCGTGGCCGAAGTGGGCGGGGACGATGCCGCGCGCGAGATGAAGCTTTTCACGCAGGGCGACCGGCGGCTGAATTCCGCTTACGGCTTCAACTTCCTCTATGCCGACCAGCTGACGCCGCAGCTCGTCTGCGATGCACTGGGCGAATGGCCTGCCGATGGCCCTGAAGATGGCCCTGATGCTGGTGGGGCCGGCTGGCCCAGCTGGGCTTTCGAGAACCACGATGCGCCGCGCGCTATCTCGCGCTGGTGCGGGCCGGAGCACCATGACGCCTTTGCGCGCATGAAGGCCGCACTGCTGTGCTCGCTTCGCGGCAACATCATCATCTATCAGGGCGAGGAACTGGGCCTGAACCAGGTCGAGATCCCCTTCGAGATGCTGCACGATCCCGAAGCCATCGCCAACTGGCCGCAAACCTTGTCGCGCGACGGCGCACGCACGCCGATGCCGTGGATCACCCAGTGCGAGAATGCAGGCTTTGGCCATGCCGCCCCGTGGCTGCCCGTGGGCGACGAGAACGCTGCCAAGGCGGTGGACCGGCAGGGCAATGATCCGGCATCGCTGCTCAATCACACACGGGCTATGCTGGAACTGCGAGCCCGCCATCCGGCGCTCCGGTCAGGACGTGTTGCGGCGTGCCGCTGCGAAGGCGATGTGCTGGTTCTGGACCGAGAGGCGGATGGCCAGCGCGTGCGCTTCGTTGCAAACCTCTCGCCCGAAACCGTCACCCTGCCGGAAGGCACGGTTTGCGGCGACGTGATGGCTGCGATAAACGGCGTGGATGGCGACACCCTCGCACCCTATGGCGCGATCTTCCTCCAGTCCTGA
- a CDS encoding tryptophan halogenase family protein yields MNTPWHAIEAGEIVSAKGKPSIVIAGGGTAGWMAAAALARFASATHDITLVESEAIGTVGVGEATIPQIHNFNHALGLDEAAFVSATQASFKLGIEFAGWSGDGSAYMHAFGPVGRAHGPLPFQHYWLRAADEGDAGSLAEYSLNEQAARAGKFRRGPSRSGGAAMPYAYHFDAALYAAHLREYAEARGVTRVEGRIDSVAKHGESGHIRALHLDGGTQVVGDFFIDCTGFRALLIGEAMGTDFDAWDALLPCDRAIAAPCAKAGAITPYTRATARPAGWQWRIPLQHRTGNGHVFCSQHMGEDEATQLLLDNLDGEPTADPRTIRFQTGKRREHWRGNCLALGLAAGFMEPLESTSIHLVQSAIARFLPLLPGAVPAQAAIDRFNADADTEWLAIRDFLVLHYRANAREGEPFWDAMRGLALPDTLTSKIALWQQTGTIHRAGDELFAEVGWLQVLAGQGVMARAHNPIADAMPKEDLARFLAQQKQAIAADLATMPTHEAAIADLTARHNPSGVAA; encoded by the coding sequence GTGAATACACCGTGGCATGCAATCGAGGCGGGAGAGATCGTGAGCGCCAAGGGCAAACCCAGCATCGTTATCGCCGGCGGCGGGACCGCCGGATGGATGGCGGCTGCCGCGCTCGCTCGCTTCGCCTCTGCCACGCACGACATCACCCTTGTCGAGAGCGAGGCAATCGGAACGGTGGGCGTCGGTGAAGCGACGATCCCCCAGATCCACAATTTCAATCACGCGCTGGGCCTGGACGAGGCGGCTTTCGTTTCCGCCACACAGGCCAGCTTCAAGCTGGGCATCGAATTTGCCGGCTGGTCGGGCGACGGCTCGGCCTACATGCACGCCTTCGGCCCGGTCGGCCGCGCGCATGGTCCGCTGCCCTTCCAGCATTACTGGCTGCGCGCCGCTGACGAAGGCGACGCCGGTTCGCTGGCCGAGTATTCGCTGAACGAGCAGGCTGCCCGCGCGGGCAAGTTCCGCCGCGGGCCATCGCGCAGCGGCGGGGCAGCCATGCCCTATGCCTATCACTTCGATGCCGCGCTTTATGCCGCACACCTCCGCGAATATGCCGAAGCGCGCGGCGTCACGCGCGTGGAAGGGCGTATCGACAGCGTCGCGAAACACGGCGAGAGCGGCCACATCCGCGCCCTGCATCTGGATGGCGGAACACAGGTCGTGGGCGACTTCTTCATCGACTGCACCGGCTTTCGCGCCCTGCTGATCGGCGAGGCGATGGGCACGGATTTCGACGCCTGGGACGCGCTGCTGCCCTGCGACCGCGCAATTGCCGCGCCCTGCGCCAAGGCCGGGGCGATCACGCCATATACCCGCGCCACGGCGCGCCCCGCAGGCTGGCAATGGCGGATCCCGCTCCAGCACCGCACGGGCAATGGTCACGTCTTCTGCAGCCAGCATATGGGCGAGGACGAGGCGACACAGCTGCTGCTGGACAATCTCGACGGCGAGCCCACCGCCGATCCGCGCACGATACGGTTCCAGACCGGCAAGCGGCGCGAACACTGGCGCGGCAATTGCCTTGCGCTGGGACTTGCCGCCGGTTTCATGGAGCCGCTGGAGTCGACCAGTATCCATTTGGTGCAAAGCGCCATCGCGCGCTTCCTGCCGCTGCTTCCGGGCGCGGTCCCCGCGCAGGCCGCCATCGACCGCTTCAATGCCGATGCCGACACCGAATGGCTGGCGATCCGCGATTTCCTCGTGCTGCATTACCGGGCCAATGCCCGCGAAGGCGAGCCCTTCTGGGACGCGATGCGCGGTCTTGCCCTGCCGGACACGCTCACCAGCAAGATCGCGCTGTGGCAGCAGACCGGGACCATCCACCGCGCCGGGGACGAACTGTTTGCCGAAGTGGGCTGGCTGCAGGTGCTGGCCGGACAGGGCGTGATGGCCCGCGCGCACAACCCCATCGCCGATGCCATGCCAAAGGAAGACCTCGCGCGCTTCCTGGCCCAGCAAAAACAGGCAATCGCCGCAGATCTTGCCACCATGCCGACGCATGAGGCCGCAATCGCCGATCTCACTGCCCGCCACAATCCATCCGGAGTAGCCGCATGA
- a CDS encoding alpha-amylase family glycosyl hydrolase — translation MTRTHQILAFVSALALAGCGGSNAVASTPSPAPEQAEAGSTGASPSAEVLAIDYRQRPPSDEVIYFVLPDRFENGDTSNDLGGFTGGPLQHGFDPTHKGFFHGGDLAGLTARLPYLKRMGITAIWFAPIFQNKPVQGGEGEESAGYHGYWVTDFTRPDAHFGTADEFRAFVDAAHGMGMKVYMDIITNHTADVIGYEEGPETGYKYRSRGDYPYVTRGDVGGARINEGFEGDQVSTDENFARLTAPDFAYTPVVKDAERDIKVPAWLNDPIYYHNRGDTTFDGESNTFGDFVGLDDLFTEHPRVREGMIDIYRFWVTDYGVDGFRIDTFRHVDPGFWQAFLPAITQTANAEGKPNFTMFAEVARNEPNAGYFAQFTRRDGVPAVLDFAFQSAMQDVLGKAKGTDTLMELFAGDVLYEGGEEAAMNMPTFLGNHDMGRFSTLVRQDRPGISQDELLSRVMLGHAMMFTLRGAPTVYYGDEQGFVGDAHDQLAREDMFPSRTAVYNDNNLIGTDATTAVSNFDEAHPLYRLVASLSEMRAEHPALRRGRQVTREFRTKPGLFAVSRFDPDTGTEYYIAFNTSDAPIVENAVIGSNARSLETLAGTCPGSVTVPGSVRIELPAFGWAVCRVSETAK, via the coding sequence ATGACTAGGACCCACCAGATTCTCGCCTTCGTCTCCGCACTGGCGCTTGCCGGATGCGGCGGCAGCAATGCCGTGGCCAGCACGCCCTCCCCTGCCCCTGAGCAGGCGGAGGCAGGCAGCACGGGAGCCAGCCCCTCGGCAGAGGTTCTCGCCATCGATTACCGCCAGCGTCCGCCTTCGGACGAGGTTATCTATTTCGTCCTGCCCGACCGGTTCGAGAACGGCGACACGTCCAACGACCTTGGCGGCTTTACCGGCGGCCCGTTGCAGCATGGCTTCGATCCGACTCACAAGGGCTTCTTCCACGGCGGTGACCTGGCCGGCCTGACCGCGCGTCTGCCTTACCTCAAGCGCATGGGCATCACCGCCATCTGGTTCGCGCCGATCTTCCAGAACAAGCCGGTGCAGGGCGGCGAGGGCGAGGAAAGCGCCGGTTATCACGGATATTGGGTCACCGACTTCACCCGGCCCGATGCCCATTTCGGCACTGCAGACGAATTCCGCGCCTTTGTGGACGCCGCCCATGGCATGGGCATGAAGGTGTACATGGACATCATCACCAACCACACGGCCGACGTCATCGGTTACGAGGAAGGTCCGGAGACGGGCTACAAGTACCGCAGCCGCGGTGATTACCCCTATGTCACCCGCGGCGATGTCGGCGGTGCGCGCATCAACGAAGGCTTTGAAGGGGACCAGGTCAGCACGGATGAGAACTTCGCCCGCCTGACCGCACCGGACTTCGCCTACACGCCGGTGGTCAAGGATGCGGAGAGAGACATCAAGGTCCCCGCATGGCTCAATGACCCGATCTATTACCACAATCGCGGCGACACGACCTTCGACGGCGAGAGCAACACCTTCGGCGATTTCGTGGGGTTGGACGACCTGTTCACCGAACACCCCCGGGTGCGTGAGGGGATGATCGACATCTACCGCTTCTGGGTGACCGATTACGGCGTCGACGGCTTCCGCATCGACACCTTCCGCCACGTCGATCCCGGCTTCTGGCAGGCCTTCCTGCCCGCCATCACGCAGACCGCGAATGCTGAAGGCAAACCCAACTTCACGATGTTCGCGGAGGTTGCCCGCAACGAGCCGAATGCAGGCTATTTCGCGCAGTTTACGCGGCGTGACGGCGTGCCTGCCGTGCTGGATTTCGCGTTCCAGTCCGCCATGCAGGACGTGCTGGGCAAGGCGAAGGGCACGGATACGCTGATGGAACTGTTCGCCGGCGACGTGCTGTATGAAGGTGGCGAGGAAGCCGCCATGAACATGCCCACCTTCCTGGGCAATCACGACATGGGCCGCTTCTCCACCCTGGTGCGCCAGGACAGGCCCGGCATCTCGCAGGACGAGCTGCTGAGCCGCGTCATGCTCGGCCACGCCATGATGTTCACGCTGCGCGGCGCGCCGACCGTCTATTACGGGGACGAGCAGGGCTTCGTGGGCGATGCACACGACCAGCTGGCGCGCGAGGACATGTTCCCCAGCCGCACCGCCGTTTACAACGATAACAATTTGATCGGCACGGATGCGACCACGGCGGTTTCCAATTTTGACGAGGCACACCCGCTGTACCGGCTGGTCGCCAGCCTTTCCGAAATGCGGGCCGAGCATCCGGCGCTTCGCCGCGGACGCCAGGTCACGCGCGAATTCCGCACCAAGCCGGGCCTTTTCGCCGTCAGCCGCTTCGATCCGGACACCGGCACGGAATATTACATTGCCTTCAACACCTCGGACGCGCCCATCGTGGAAAATGCCGTCATCGGTTCAAATGCACGCTCGCTCGAAACCCTGGCCGGCACGTGCCCGGGCTCGGTTACCGTGCCCGGCAGTGTCAGAATCGAACTGCCCGCATTTGGCTGGGCCGTGTGCCGGGTGAGTGAAACCGCAAAATGA
- a CDS encoding ATP-binding cassette domain-containing protein, giving the protein MRSTEEGRSAAKANPSVSASFCMVLTENLSPEAPALAGARFYLADLKSYAGKKLALAAGLVGLGAILDSAGIVMLVPLVALFAEGGSADSATGRFILGALGNSGIDGRAEQVLAILAIFLSLLTLRAFVAAKREVLLVAIATGYVDNWRRRIFDAIGRAEWLEAAKFQRTDLEHAVTRDVERLGIGNTQMLSTASLVALALAQLGLLAVLSPPLLLAIVALLTLAVLAGWPLVRRAAGLGRHQTRAERSSHHVLGDFLASQKLARLHDAQAEFGARFAESIADARRGALDHVSRLVRFRSVFQVVAGLLGALIVAMGLLVLDTPVEILAVVILVVARLSWPVQAIIQSLQSTAHMLPALVELQRTESRLLASAPPAAEIHHPAALPAGPAEVELRSIRFAYPGRGAILSAANLQIGAGERIALAGPSGAGKTTLLEVMAGLLKANEGSVLVDGKVLTTPAEFAHWRAQIAFVPQTPFLFDATVAENLRWGTNGADDAAIAQALAIAQASQLVARLPQGLATRVGERGEALSGGERQRLCLARALLRRPRLLVLDEATNALDAATEDQVLAALASRRGDFSLIMVSHRESALNHADRVFRLLPGGAEASGKA; this is encoded by the coding sequence GTGCGCAGCACCGAAGAAGGCCGCAGCGCAGCGAAGGCCAATCCCTCCGTCTCCGCCAGTTTTTGCATGGTCCTGACCGAAAACCTCTCTCCTGAAGCACCCGCCCTTGCGGGCGCGCGGTTCTATCTTGCCGATCTGAAGAGCTACGCCGGCAAGAAGCTGGCGCTTGCCGCCGGGCTGGTCGGGCTTGGCGCCATTCTCGATTCGGCGGGCATCGTGATGCTCGTGCCGCTTGTTGCACTGTTTGCGGAAGGCGGCTCGGCAGACAGTGCCACCGGGCGCTTCATCCTCGGCGCACTCGGCAATTCCGGGATCGATGGGCGGGCGGAACAGGTCCTGGCAATCCTCGCGATCTTCCTGTCGCTGCTGACCCTGCGGGCGTTCGTCGCCGCGAAGCGCGAGGTGCTGCTCGTTGCCATCGCCACCGGCTATGTCGACAACTGGCGGCGGCGCATCTTCGACGCGATCGGACGTGCGGAATGGCTGGAGGCAGCGAAGTTCCAGCGCACGGACCTTGAACATGCCGTCACACGGGATGTGGAGCGGCTCGGCATCGGCAACACGCAAATGCTCAGCACAGCGTCGCTGGTGGCGCTTGCGCTGGCCCAACTGGGACTGCTGGCGGTGCTCTCACCGCCGCTCCTGCTGGCCATCGTGGCTCTCCTCACGCTGGCCGTGCTCGCGGGATGGCCGCTGGTCCGCCGCGCAGCCGGGCTGGGCCGCCACCAGACGCGCGCCGAGCGGTCGAGCCATCATGTTCTGGGCGATTTCCTCGCCAGCCAGAAGCTCGCCCGCCTGCACGACGCACAGGCCGAATTCGGCGCCCGCTTCGCAGAGAGCATCGCCGATGCGCGCCGCGGCGCGCTCGACCACGTCAGCCGCCTGGTCCGCTTTCGCTCCGTATTCCAGGTAGTCGCGGGCTTACTGGGGGCGCTCATCGTCGCCATGGGACTGCTGGTGCTGGATACGCCGGTAGAGATCCTCGCGGTCGTCATACTGGTCGTCGCCCGACTATCCTGGCCGGTGCAGGCGATCATCCAGAGCCTGCAATCGACCGCCCACATGCTGCCGGCGCTGGTCGAGCTTCAGCGCACCGAAAGCCGCCTGTTGGCGAGTGCACCGCCAGCCGCGGAGATCCACCACCCTGCGGCGCTGCCCGCCGGTCCTGCAGAAGTGGAGCTACGCAGCATTCGCTTTGCCTATCCCGGGCGTGGGGCGATCCTCAGCGCAGCGAACCTCCAGATCGGCGCGGGTGAGCGGATCGCTCTGGCGGGGCCGTCTGGCGCAGGCAAGACCACGCTGCTGGAAGTGATGGCCGGTCTGCTTAAAGCAAACGAAGGCAGCGTCTTGGTGGATGGCAAGGTGCTGACTACCCCGGCCGAATTCGCCCATTGGCGCGCGCAGATCGCTTTCGTTCCGCAGACCCCCTTCCTTTTCGATGCCACTGTCGCCGAGAACCTGCGCTGGGGCACGAATGGCGCAGATGATGCAGCGATCGCGCAGGCTCTCGCAATCGCCCAGGCCAGCCAGCTCGTCGCCCGCTTGCCACAGGGGCTTGCCACACGCGTGGGCGAGCGCGGCGAAGCGCTGTCCGGCGGGGAGCGCCAGCGCCTCTGCCTTGCCCGTGCCCTGCTGCGCCGCCCGCGCCTGCTGGTGCTGGACGAGGCGACCAATGCACTGGATGCAGCGACAGAGGACCAGGTACTGGCCGCGCTCGCCAGCCGGCGCGGTGATTTCTCGCTCATCATGGTGAGCCACCGCGAAAGTGCCCTGAACCACGCAGACCGCGTGTTTCGCCTGCTGCCCGGCGGCGCGGAGGCAAGCGGGAAAGCCTGA